In Spartobacteria bacterium, a single window of DNA contains:
- a CDS encoding AAA family ATPase, whose protein sequence is MSTTLDSLQPIDLNAGSVFSGTPSGRTVAGYASPNEYTPAIDPNYIFHETSRDVIVWLMNASDPLYVFGPTGSGKTSLIKQLAARLNYPVFEVTGHSRLE, encoded by the coding sequence ATGAGCACCACCCTGGACAGCCTCCAGCCCATCGACCTCAACGCCGGGAGCGTCTTCAGCGGTACGCCCTCGGGCAGGACCGTGGCCGGATACGCAAGTCCCAACGAATACACCCCGGCCATAGACCCCAATTACATCTTCCACGAAACCAGCCGGGACGTCATCGTCTGGCTCATGAATGCATCTGACCCGCTCTACGTGTTTGGTCCCACAGGCAGCGGCAAGACGAGCCTCATTAAGCAACTGGCCGCTCGGCTCAACTATCCCGTCTTTGAGGTCACAGGCCACAGCCGTCTGGAA